A genome region from Natronosalvus rutilus includes the following:
- a CDS encoding DUF7576 family protein — protein MALPEPGGTNAELHTCAYCGSTVTVGRRHPVCTDESEDGDISLYIFCDTGCKDAWSREH, from the coding sequence ATGGCTCTTCCTGAACCGGGCGGTACGAACGCGGAGTTGCATACCTGCGCGTACTGTGGGTCGACGGTAACAGTAGGCAGAAGACATCCCGTGTGTACCGACGAATCTGAGGACGGCGATATTTCCCTCTACATATTCTGCGATACAGGGTGTAAAGACGCGTGGTCGCGCGAACACTGA
- a CDS encoding HalOD1 output domain-containing protein translates to MTTDEEPLRDSSMAAPRDYLAKEANVTDRASVPTAQHVGDAESFPITALELLAEVLDEDVLEMSPLLADVIDPEILVRLRQTDSRSKQTFTFTYRDYTVTATNHGVVSVCQHPPDGSS, encoded by the coding sequence ATGACGACTGATGAAGAACCACTTCGCGATTCGTCGATGGCCGCGCCGCGTGACTACCTCGCGAAAGAAGCAAATGTGACGGACCGGGCGAGCGTCCCCACCGCCCAACACGTTGGCGACGCCGAGTCGTTCCCGATCACGGCTCTCGAGTTGCTGGCTGAGGTCCTCGACGAAGACGTACTGGAGATGAGTCCGCTACTGGCGGACGTCATCGATCCGGAAATCCTCGTCCGACTTCGGCAGACCGATTCTCGATCGAAGCAGACGTTCACGTTCACGTATCGGGACTACACCGTCACGGCGACGAACCACGGGGTCGTCAGCGTGTGCCAACACCCGCCAGATGGCTCTTCCTGA